Genomic window (Sinorhizobium sojae CCBAU 05684):
AGCAACGTGCGACGTGTGGAATGAGGAGGTCTTTGCACCGATTGTCATCCTGCAGCCGTTCGATGAACTGGATGAGGCAGTCCAGCTGGCAAACAGCCCGGAATACAGCCTCCACGCTGGTATCTTCACCAATGATCTGGAGGAGGCTCTCGATGCCGCCAATCAAATCGACGCCGGAGGTATCATGATCAATGACTCGTCCGACTATCGGTTCGACGCGATGCCCTTTGGCGGCTTCAAATACGGCAGCATGGGACGTGAAGGCGTTCGGTTTGCCTATGAAGACATGACCCAGCCGAAGGTCGTCTGCATCAATCGGCTGAAGCGGTGACAGGCGCCGCTTCCTCCAGCTCAGCCCATCAGTGCTTCCGGGAGTCAAAGATGTTCAAAGGATCCATCACAGCGCTCGTCACGCGGTTCGCTGATGGGAAGGTCGATGAGGCTGCGCTTCGCAGCCTCATCGAGTGGCAGATCGCCGAGGGCTCGTCCGGCCTTGTTCCATGCGGGACCACCGGGGAAAGCCCGACCCTCAGCCATGCCGAGCACAAGCAAGTCGTGGAGATCGCGATCGCGACCGCCAAAGGTCGTGTTCCCGTTATTGCCGGGGCAGGCTCCAACAGCACCGAGGAAACAATCGACTTTGTGCGTCACGCCCAAGAGGCTGGCGCAGATGGTTTGTTGATCGTCTCCCCATACTATAACAAGCCCACGCAAGAGGGGATTTATCAGCATTTCAAGGCGATCGATGCCGAAGCTTCGCTCCCGATCATCGTCTACAATATTCCAGGGCGGAGTGTGATCGATATTCAGGTCGAAACGCTCGCCCGCATTTTCAACGATTGCCGGAACGTAAAGGGTGTCAAGGATGCGACGGGCAATCTCTTGCGCCCGTCGCTCGAGCGGATGACCTGCGGCAAAGAGTTCAATCTTCTAACTGGCGAAGATGGGACGGCCCTGGCTTGTACGGCCCACGGAGGTCACGGCTGTATCTCAGTGACCGCAAACGTCGCTCCCCGGCTGTGTGCAGAATTTCAGCAGGCATGCCTGAACGGCGATTACGCCGCCGCATTGGCTCTGCAGGACCGACTGATGCCCCTTCACCACGCACTGTTCCTCGAGACCAGTCCGGCCGGCGCTAAATTCGCTTTGGCTCAACTCGGCAAAATCAGCGGCGACTTGCGCCTTCCTCTCGTTGAGGTTAGCCCATCGGTTCAGAAAGCAATCACTGCTGCAATGCGCCACGCCGGAATTCTGCATCAGGGGAGTAGAGAATGAGAATTGAACGCATGCACCGAGGGAATTGAAGTCGACTTGACCGCACATACGTCGCTAAGTTCATCAGCCTCATAAGGGTAGAAGAATGGCTGTTTTTACCGAGCTCTCTGATGAAGATCGCCAATCGATCACTGCAGCCTATGGTTTTACGTCGCTCTCGTCGGTGATTGGGATCGCTGACGGCGACAGCGAGACGACCTACCTGTTTCGCGCCCAGGAAGGCGAATTCATCGTTACGCTCTTCGAGAACGGGGCCCAGCCTTTAGATCTCGAAAGAGCCTTCGAAACCATGGAGGCGCTCCATCGAGAGGGCGTCCCCTGCCCCAAACCGCTGCGCACCGTCGAGGGCCACGCCACGTGCCGGGCCGCGGATCGATTGGTTGCCGTCGTCAGCTTCGTACCGGGCTCCTCATCCACCATTGCAGGCGCGGCAAAATGCCGAAGCCTGGGACGTGTGATGGCTCAGATCCATACTGTCTTGGAACGAAAGGAAAAGCGCACATCAAGGGATCTTCCAGCTGGGGCTGTTCACGGCGCGTTGGTCCAAGAGAATGTTTTTTTCCTCGGAGAGGAAGTAAGCGGGGTCATCAACTTCAGGCTGCGGCACGATGATGCGCTGTTGTCAGAGGTTGCGGATGTGCTTGTCGGTTGGGCGGGGGAATCCAACGGAGAACTGAACAAGGAACGGGCGCGGGCGGTACTGCAGGGTTATGAAGAGGTTCGAAGCCTGAGCGGCGCGGAAAAGGAAGCATTAGCGGGTTTTATAATGGCTTCGACATCGAGGCGATTTGCCAGTCAGAAGGAAAGAACCTTACTACCGGAAATCGCCGTGGTAGCTTACCGGTCAGTAACGCTCGAAATTCTAGGCTGATCGACCGGCTGCAACCCCATGAAATATCTTCTCGATCGAACTGACGAACAGATACTCGTCGAATTGAAGGCCAACGCCCGGATCTCGCACGCGGAGTTGTCGGCGAAGGTGAATCTTTCGCGTAACGCCGTGCGAGTGCGGATCGAACGACTGGAGCGAGAAGGCTTCATCAAAGGATATACGATCGTGACCGGCGATGGGAGTAGCCAACACGTTACGACCGCACTGATCTTCGTCTACCGGCACGATCGCATGAGGGGCGGCGACGTCATCCAGGCGCTGCGGAAAATCCCGGAAGTCGTCGCTTGCGACGTTATGACCGGCGACTTCGATCTCCTCGTCAGGGTAGAGTCTGCCGAGGCCGACCGCATCCGGCAGATTTGGCAGCATATAGCCGAGATGCCGGGGGTGCGCGATACGCTAACTGCCTTTGCTCTCTCCTCTGTAATCCGGAAATAGAGTGCCGCAAAACAGAGGCACATCCTGTTTGGACTTTACCGCAAAAGGAGACGCGTTCAGATCAGCGATCGCTGACACCGAGCGCAGACGCGTTTGTTAACGCCCTCCTTAAGGCGACATTCAGGCGACGTAAATTGTCGCCTTCAGGTGAGATGAGGCATGCTTCTGACGCAGGCCCGCCCCGGCGGCATGGCACTATCAAGAGGTTCAAATGATGATAACCGAACGAGGAACCCAGTTCTATATTGGCGGGGAGTGGCAAGAATACGCGGACGCAACAAGTCTGCCCGTCGTTGATCCCGCCTCGGAACGGGTTATCGGCCATATCGCCGCCGGAGAGGCAAACCACGTCGATCTCGCGGTTGCGGCAGCTCGCAAGGCCTTCCCCGCCTTCTCTCAATCATCTGTGTCCGAAAGGCTTGAGCTCCTCGGCAGGGTGTATGCGCTCCTCAACGAGAGAGCGGAACTGTTCGCCGAAGCTCTCGTCATGGAGATGGGCGCGGCGATCAGCTTCGCGCGTGCCTCGCAGTTTTTTTTCGCTGCCGAGCACGTTCGCGTCCAGATGGAGGTGCTTGAGAAATACCCGTTCCTGACGATTAATGGGCAAACCGCGACGGCCAAGGAGCCGATCGGCGTTTGCGCCCTGATCACCCCGTGGAACTGGCCACTCTACCAGATCACCGCCAAGGCCGCCCCGGCGATCGCGGCGGGCTGCACCGTCGTCCTCAAGCCCAGTGAGCTGTCCCCCTACAGCGCCTTGCTCTTCGCCCAACTGATGCATGATGCAGGCACTCCGCCAGGCGTGTTCAACCTGGTTAATGGCACTGGAGACAGTGTCGGCGCAGCTCTCGCCGGCCATCCGGATGTCGACATGATCTCGATTACCGGCTCGACGCGTGCGGGGGTGCTCGTCGCGCAGGCGGCGGCCCCGACGGTCAAGCGGGTGGTCCAGGAACTTGGCGGCAAATCACCCAACATCCTGCTCGATGATGCTGATTTCGCCGAGGCGGTGCCAAAGGGCGTCCTTGCCGGAATGCGCAATGTCGGACAGTCATGCAGCGCCCCGACGCGCATGCTCGTACCCGCCCATCGGCTTGCGGAAGTCGAAGCTCTGGCCGGTAAAACTGGGCGCGCCATCCGCGTGGGCGACCCGCGCGATCCCGAGACCGCCATGGGGCCCATCGCCAATCGCGCCCAGTATGAGCGGGTGCAGGCGATGATCCGTGCGGGAATTGATGAAGGCGCGAAGCTCCTCTGCGGCGGACTGGGACGTCCAGCAGGTCAGGATCGAGGCTTCTTCGCACAGCCGACGATCTTTTCCGAGGTTCGGCCGGACATGCGCATCGCTCGCGAGGAAATCTTCGGACCCGTGCTGGTAATCATTCCATATCGCGACGAAGAAGAGGCAATCGCGATCGCCAACGACACGGTTTATGGACTAGGAGCCCATGTCCAGTCCTCGGATCCGGGGCGGGCACGGAGGGTTGCCTCCCGGATCCGCGCCGGGCAAGTTCATATCAACTATCCGGCGTGGGACGGGACGGCTGCGTTCGGTGGCTACAAGCGCTCGGGCAATGGCCGCGAATATGGCGTTCACGGGCTCGAGGAGTATCTCGAGACGAAGGCCATCCTGGGCTATTGACTACCCGGATCCGCACGAGCGGCTCGCCAGGGCGGCGGCTTCAGCGCCTGTCGAAGCATCGTCAGGAAGGCGGCAGTCCGGGCGCTTCGCCCGTGCCGCGAGCCGAGCATCGCGACGATGTCGGCCGGCGGGAGCTTCCAGTTGGGCAGCACCTGCCGCAGCCGTCCGTCAGCGAGATCTTCTGCGACGTTCCACTCGGAACGGATCATGATGCCCTGACCGGCAAGCGCCCACTCGCGGATGACGGCACCATCGTTGCTCGACAGGACCGGATTGACGCGCACCGTCGCAATCTCCTGCCGCGGCCCCTTGAAGCGCCACAGCGTCACGTCCTCGTCGTTCTCGCGAACCGCTAGACAACGATGTTGAGCAAGATCGGCGGGCGCTGAAATGGGCGGTGCAGCGTCAAGATATGTCGGACTTGCGCAGAGAATTCGCGGGTTCGGTGCCAATGTCGTAACGACCTGGTCCAGATGCCCCGGCGCCCCGATATGAACAACGACATCATAGCTTTCAACGAGCAGAGCCGTCGGATGATCGGATAGCTGCAGAGTAGCGGTCGCGCCGCCGTGCTCTCGCGCGAATGCTTCCACGACCGGGGCCACATAGAGCCGTCCGAAGCCGTGGGGGGCTGCGACCCTGAGGTGTCCGCGAACCACACCCCTGCGATCAGCTAAGGCTTCGGCGAGCGAATCGATGGCCTCACTGACGATAACGCTATGAGAAGCGACCAATGAACCCTCTTCCGTGAGCCGCAGCCGCCGTCCGGACCGGTCGATCAGCCGCACCCCGACTTTCTCCTCCAGGGCACGCAAGCGCTGTGTCACCGCCGGAGGCGTCACGTTTAGTTTTCTCGCGCTGTCGGCGAGAGACTTCGAGCCTGTGAGAACCGAGAAGAAGGCAAGATCGTCGGAGGTCAACATTAATCAGCACCTGAAGCGAACATTCACCAGCCATTAATTGTCATCTTCATGGTTTGACTACAAGGTGAAATCCCGAATTGGAGATCAGTTTCATGGTTCTAGCGACGACCGACCCCACCTCCCGGCTGGCCGCCTCGGCCAGCCTTGAGGACCTGGAAACACCCTGTTTGGTACTGGACGCAGACCGAATGGACAGGAATGTTCTGCGGCTCAGGAGCCGACTTGACGCCATGGGAGTGTCCCTCCGGCCGCATTTGAAGACCGCCAAGTCGATCGAAGTGGCACGGCGGGTGATGACCTCACCGGAAGGACCGGCAACCGTCTCTACCCTGAAGGAGGCTGAACAGTTCGCGGCGGCAGGCGTCCGGGACATGATCTATGCAGTCGGCATCGCTCCAGCCAAGCTCGAGCGTGTCGCGGAGCTGCGAGCGAGCGGCGTGGATCTCGTGGTCACTCTGGATACTGTTCAGCAGGCACGAGCGGTGGCCGAGGCGTCTCGGCGGGCCGGGACGCGCATCCCCGCCATGATCGAGATCGACTGCGACGGCCATCGCTCGGGTGTGCGCGCCACTGATCAGGCGCAGCTGGTGGAAATCGGGCGGGCGCTGACGGCAGATGGCGAGCTGCGTGGCGTCCTCACCCATGCCGGCGACAGCTATAATGGGGGAAGCATCGAGGCGCTGCGGCGCTACGCGGAGACGGAGCGCCTGGCCGTCGTGGACGCCGCGCGCATTCTGGACGCCGCGGGCCTGCCGTGCCCCGTCGTCAGCGTCGGCTCGACACCGACGGCCCATCACGCGACGGATCTCGCCGGAGTGACCGAAGTGCGCGCCGGCGTATTCGTCTTCTTCGACCTGGTGATGGCTGGGCTGGGCATTTGCCAAATCGACGACATCGCGCTTAGCGTGCTTGCGACGATCATCGGTCACCAGCGCGAGAAAGGCTGGATCATTACCGATGGCGGATGGATGTCGCTGTCGCGGGACCGTGGCACTGGCAAGCAGGCCGTCGACCAGGGCTATGGTCTGGTATGCGACGTGGATGGCACGCCCTATCATGACATCATCGTTTCCGACGCGAACCAGGAACATGGAATTATAGCGGTGCGCCCCGGGTCGAATGCACGACTGCCGGACCTGGCGGTCGGAGAACGGGTGCGGATCCTGCCAAACCACGCCTGTGCAACCGCTGCGCAGCACGAAACCTATCACGTGGTCCGCGGCCGCTCGCACGTTATCGAGACCCGCTGGACCCGCTTCGGAGGCTGGTGATGCCCAAATCCATAACTGTGAATACCGATCGAGTACCAAGCCCAGCGGGCCACTACTCACAAGCAAAGCTTGTCGGTCAGCACCTCTACATTTCGGGCCAGCTACCGATCCGACCGGGTGGAGAAGCCCTGGCGGACGACAGCTTCGAGACCCAGGCGGCGCAGGCGCTCGACAACCTGCTGGCAATTCTTGAAGCCGCAGGCGGGAACCCCGCCGATCTCGTCAGGGTGACTGCCTACATCGTCGGCGTGGCCAACTGGCCTCGCTTCAACCAGGTTTATGCGGCGCGACTAGGGGATTCCCGCCCGGCTCGCACCGTCGTTCCAGTGCCGGAACTTCACTACGGCTATCTCGTGGAAGTCGATGCAATAGCCGTCATTGCCTCCGATGCTCCTGCCGGAGGGGCAGGAAAAAGTGCCGTATAGATCGGCCGCCAAAGTTCAGGTCAGCCCCCATGTCTCCGATTGTCAAACGCATACAGAACGATCAAGAGCTTCCCGCCAAGGCGGATGTCGTCGTCATCGGCGGCGGCATTATCGGTGCAACGGCGGCATTCCTTCTCGCGGAGCGGGGACTGTCCGTCGCCCTGGTCGAAAAGGGCCATGTCGGAGGCGAGCAGTCGAGCCGCAACTGGGGTTGGTGCCGGCGGCAGAACCGGGATGAGCGCGAGCTGCCGCTCTCCGGTGTCGCTTTGCAGGTTTGGGATGAGTTTGCGGCGAAGATCGGAGAGGACGTCGGTTTCCGCCGATGCGGTCTGCTCTACGCTACCGATAATCCGCGGCAGCTTGCGGAATGGGAAGCATGGCGTGACACGGCTCGCCCGTTCAACGTCAATACCAGGATGCTCAGCGCCAAGGAAGCGGCTGCCGCAATTCCGGCAAACGGCCGCCGATGGCTGGGCGGGGTGCATTCGATCGATGACGGCAAAGCCGAACCCGCCATCGCCGCGCCGACGATTGCGAACGGCGCTCGCAAGTTTGGGGCGACGATCCACCAGGAGTGCGCTGCGCGAGGTCTCGATCTGGTCAATGGCGCGGTAGCCGGGGTGATCACCGAAAAGGGAACCATCCGGACACAAGCCGTTCTCTGCGCCGGCGGCGCCTGGACGTCGATGTTTTGTCGCCAGTACGGCGTTCTGTTTCCGCAGGCGAGCGTGCGCCAAACAGCGCTTCGTACGCGACCCACAAAGGATTTGGGTGAGGCGATCTATACGCCGCAGTGTGCGTTGACCCGCCGGCAGGATGGCAGCTACACGCTTGCGATCAGCGGCAGGGCTACACTGGATATCACCCCACAAGGCCTTCGCTACGCCCGCTGGTTCATGCCGATGTTCCTGGCGCGTCTGAAAGCGGTGCAAATAGGCATCGGCGAGTCCTTCTTTCATGGTCCGGAGGCATTCGGTAGCTGGAATGGCGACACACTGTCGCCCTTCGAACGGATGCGCGTTCTCGACCCCGCACCGAGCCGCCGCACGATCGCGGCCATTCTTCACCGGGTCACGGAACAGTTCCCTGCGATGGCAGGCATCGAGATCGCCGATAGCTGGGGGGCCTATGTGGATTGCACGCCGGACGCGGTACCGGTCATCTCGCCGGCCGATGGTGTGAAGGGCCTTTACCTGGCCGCGGGCGGTTCCGGCCACGGCTTCGGGCTCGGGCCGGGCATCGGCCACCTGGCGGCCGACTTGGTGGCCAATGATACGCCCTGTGTCGACCCCACCCCCTTCCGCCTGTCGCGTTTCGTTGACGGTTCGAAGGTCAAAGTCGGAGCAATCTGATCGTGGAGGGCAGATCAGGAGTAAGCCGTTATGGCGTCGCGCAGAAGGGGCCCAGGAGAATGCATTTGCGATGCATCGGTTTCCTAATGACCACGCCGAGTCGCTTTCACTCAGGTAAAAAAATGGAGAACTAGATGTCACTACTGAAAACCATCGACCCGAATCCATCGTTTGAACCGAAGCATAGAACTGCCGAGCCGGATCGCCTGATCGCCGGCAGCCCCGCTTTCAAGGCCTGGTTGCAGGACACTGCCAAGGAGGGCAGAGTCAATACCGGTGTTTTTGAGGCGACCCCGGGCGAGACGCACTCCATAAAGGGCGAAACGTTTGAGTTCTGCCATCTCGTTTATGGTGTGATCGAATTGACCGAGAAGGGTAAGGCGCCGGTCATTTATCGCGCGGGCGACAGCTTTGTCATGAAACCCGGCTATGTCGGAGTCTGGAAAACGATCGAGACGGTGCGGAAAATCTTCGTCACGGTCACCTGATCATTGAGGGAGCGTTGCGGTTTTGAGGTGCATTGTCTCCTAATTTCAGGTCGGGAACGGAGCGATCCCGTAGGCACGGCCCTTCGATCGGCTCCATCCCGAAATTTGGATGGGCGGTACATCCGCCCACGCTGTTTACCAAACCGGCTCGCGCTTGCGGCGGAAGCCTTTTCAATGAAGGGCTCGCGCATCGCTGTCGTCGCGGTACAGCCTGAAACTTGACCAACGAAATGGATCAACCCATGCAAACGGAAACCGTTACTCTCGCGCCTTTCGAGGCGCACCATCTGGATGGTGCACTGGCGCTGTCGCGTGCAGCGGGCTGGGCGCACAGGAGAGAAGACTGGGAGATGATATGGTCGTTGAGCGAGGGACGCGTTGCCCTCGCTGGTGACCGTGTGGTGGGCACGGCCCTCATGACTCCCTTCGGCGACAGCTGCTCAGCGATCAACATGATTATTGTCGATGAAAGCCAGCGTGGCCGGGGACTGGGAAGACAATTGACCACCGCCGTGATCGAACTCGCCGGGGATCGGGAATGCCGTTTGACGGCGACGAGTGACGGCTTACCTCTTTACGAGAAGCTGGGCTTCGTTGCGAGGCATCAAGTCGTACGCCATCAGGGTGTTGTTGGTCGGATCGATACACCTGAAAATGTCGGGTGGATCGCGCCCGACGACGCCCTGCCGGCGCTCAAAGCGCTTGATCGTGCGGCTTTCGGCGCCGATCGCGGCGCACTCCACGATGCGCTGGCGAAGGAGGGGCCATTTGCCGTGGTCCGGAACGGTGACAATATCGTCGCTTTCGCGGCCACGCGGCCTTTCGGGATCGGCGAAGTCGTTGGGCCGGTCGTGGCAGAGAACGCTCAACAGGCGAGGGATTTGATCGCCTTCATCCTTTCCGGTAAGGAAGGTCGTTTCGTGCGCATCGACATCCCTGAACAGAGCGGCCTTTCGTTATTGCTCGAAGGTTGGGGGCTGCCTCACCAGGGCGGCGTGGTTGCGATGGCTCGAGGCGCTACCGGCGGACCGCAAACGCCGGAGGTTCGAACTTTCGTCCTGGCCAGCCAGGCTCTTGGCTGACCTGAATATCTCCAGGGCATACTGCTGGAAGCACGGGCTGGATTCAGACGGCGAATAATCCGCTCAGCCCGATTTTCTTCTTGGCGTTCTTGCCTCAGTTCGTCGATCCGGCGGCAGCCTTTCCGATCTGGCTGCAGTTCCTCATTCTCGGCACTATCGTGAACGCGATGTTCTCCCTAGCCGACATCGTTGGTGTCGTGCTGG
Coding sequences:
- a CDS encoding LysR family transcriptional regulator; amino-acid sequence: MLTSDDLAFFSVLTGSKSLADSARKLNVTPPAVTQRLRALEEKVGVRLIDRSGRRLRLTEEGSLVASHSVIVSEAIDSLAEALADRRGVVRGHLRVAAPHGFGRLYVAPVVEAFAREHGGATATLQLSDHPTALLVESYDVVVHIGAPGHLDQVVTTLAPNPRILCASPTYLDAAPPISAPADLAQHRCLAVRENDEDVTLWRFKGPRQEIATVRVNPVLSSNDGAVIREWALAGQGIMIRSEWNVAEDLADGRLRQVLPNWKLPPADIVAMLGSRHGRSARTAAFLTMLRQALKPPPWRAARADPGSQ
- a CDS encoding aldehyde dehydrogenase family protein, with the protein product MITERGTQFYIGGEWQEYADATSLPVVDPASERVIGHIAAGEANHVDLAVAAARKAFPAFSQSSVSERLELLGRVYALLNERAELFAEALVMEMGAAISFARASQFFFAAEHVRVQMEVLEKYPFLTINGQTATAKEPIGVCALITPWNWPLYQITAKAAPAIAAGCTVVLKPSELSPYSALLFAQLMHDAGTPPGVFNLVNGTGDSVGAALAGHPDVDMISITGSTRAGVLVAQAAAPTVKRVVQELGGKSPNILLDDADFAEAVPKGVLAGMRNVGQSCSAPTRMLVPAHRLAEVEALAGKTGRAIRVGDPRDPETAMGPIANRAQYERVQAMIRAGIDEGAKLLCGGLGRPAGQDRGFFAQPTIFSEVRPDMRIAREEIFGPVLVIIPYRDEEEAIAIANDTVYGLGAHVQSSDPGRARRVASRIRAGQVHINYPAWDGTAAFGGYKRSGNGREYGVHGLEEYLETKAILGY
- a CDS encoding cupin domain-containing protein codes for the protein MSLLKTIDPNPSFEPKHRTAEPDRLIAGSPAFKAWLQDTAKEGRVNTGVFEATPGETHSIKGETFEFCHLVYGVIELTEKGKAPVIYRAGDSFVMKPGYVGVWKTIETVRKIFVTVT
- a CDS encoding NAD(P)/FAD-dependent oxidoreductase, whose translation is MSPIVKRIQNDQELPAKADVVVIGGGIIGATAAFLLAERGLSVALVEKGHVGGEQSSRNWGWCRRQNRDERELPLSGVALQVWDEFAAKIGEDVGFRRCGLLYATDNPRQLAEWEAWRDTARPFNVNTRMLSAKEAAAAIPANGRRWLGGVHSIDDGKAEPAIAAPTIANGARKFGATIHQECAARGLDLVNGAVAGVITEKGTIRTQAVLCAGGAWTSMFCRQYGVLFPQASVRQTALRTRPTKDLGEAIYTPQCALTRRQDGSYTLAISGRATLDITPQGLRYARWFMPMFLARLKAVQIGIGESFFHGPEAFGSWNGDTLSPFERMRVLDPAPSRRTIAAILHRVTEQFPAMAGIEIADSWGAYVDCTPDAVPVISPADGVKGLYLAAGGSGHGFGLGPGIGHLAADLVANDTPCVDPTPFRLSRFVDGSKVKVGAI
- a CDS encoding LysE family translocator; this encodes MSPGHTAGSTGWIQTANNPLSPIFFLAFLPQFVDPAAAFPIWLQFLILGTIVNAMFSLADIVGVVLAGAVIARLRYSSRAQRLMQRAGGTVLIGLGLQVAFQKSLGVTCRDTSS
- a CDS encoding Lrp/AsnC family transcriptional regulator is translated as MKYLLDRTDEQILVELKANARISHAELSAKVNLSRNAVRVRIERLEREGFIKGYTIVTGDGSSQHVTTALIFVYRHDRMRGGDVIQALRKIPEVVACDVMTGDFDLLVRVESAEADRIRQIWQHIAEMPGVRDTLTAFALSSVIRK
- a CDS encoding DSD1 family PLP-dependent enzyme, with product MVLATTDPTSRLAASASLEDLETPCLVLDADRMDRNVLRLRSRLDAMGVSLRPHLKTAKSIEVARRVMTSPEGPATVSTLKEAEQFAAAGVRDMIYAVGIAPAKLERVAELRASGVDLVVTLDTVQQARAVAEASRRAGTRIPAMIEIDCDGHRSGVRATDQAQLVEIGRALTADGELRGVLTHAGDSYNGGSIEALRRYAETERLAVVDAARILDAAGLPCPVVSVGSTPTAHHATDLAGVTEVRAGVFVFFDLVMAGLGICQIDDIALSVLATIIGHQREKGWIITDGGWMSLSRDRGTGKQAVDQGYGLVCDVDGTPYHDIIVSDANQEHGIIAVRPGSNARLPDLAVGERVRILPNHACATAAQHETYHVVRGRSHVIETRWTRFGGW
- a CDS encoding GNAT family N-acetyltransferase, producing the protein MQTETVTLAPFEAHHLDGALALSRAAGWAHRREDWEMIWSLSEGRVALAGDRVVGTALMTPFGDSCSAINMIIVDESQRGRGLGRQLTTAVIELAGDRECRLTATSDGLPLYEKLGFVARHQVVRHQGVVGRIDTPENVGWIAPDDALPALKALDRAAFGADRGALHDALAKEGPFAVVRNGDNIVAFAATRPFGIGEVVGPVVAENAQQARDLIAFILSGKEGRFVRIDIPEQSGLSLLLEGWGLPHQGGVVAMARGATGGPQTPEVRTFVLASQALG
- a CDS encoding RidA family protein, producing MPKSITVNTDRVPSPAGHYSQAKLVGQHLYISGQLPIRPGGEALADDSFETQAAQALDNLLAILEAAGGNPADLVRVTAYIVGVANWPRFNQVYAARLGDSRPARTVVPVPELHYGYLVEVDAIAVIASDAPAGGAGKSAV
- the dapA gene encoding 4-hydroxy-tetrahydrodipicolinate synthase; translation: MFKGSITALVTRFADGKVDEAALRSLIEWQIAEGSSGLVPCGTTGESPTLSHAEHKQVVEIAIATAKGRVPVIAGAGSNSTEETIDFVRHAQEAGADGLLIVSPYYNKPTQEGIYQHFKAIDAEASLPIIVYNIPGRSVIDIQVETLARIFNDCRNVKGVKDATGNLLRPSLERMTCGKEFNLLTGEDGTALACTAHGGHGCISVTANVAPRLCAEFQQACLNGDYAAALALQDRLMPLHHALFLETSPAGAKFALAQLGKISGDLRLPLVEVSPSVQKAITAAMRHAGILHQGSRE
- a CDS encoding phosphotransferase — encoded protein: MAVFTELSDEDRQSITAAYGFTSLSSVIGIADGDSETTYLFRAQEGEFIVTLFENGAQPLDLERAFETMEALHREGVPCPKPLRTVEGHATCRAADRLVAVVSFVPGSSSTIAGAAKCRSLGRVMAQIHTVLERKEKRTSRDLPAGAVHGALVQENVFFLGEEVSGVINFRLRHDDALLSEVADVLVGWAGESNGELNKERARAVLQGYEEVRSLSGAEKEALAGFIMASTSRRFASQKERTLLPEIAVVAYRSVTLEILG